AAAAGCACTCCGATGCGAACCCCTGCCCGTACGCAAAGCGATTGGAATGATTCGCCTAGCTCAATAACCAGTCTAATGAGGACTAATTTGGTCGTCAATCGGGGAATGGTGAGGACACTGGAGTTTGAGGTTGAAATATTTTTTTCGTCAGTCAAAGATAATGAAAATAAACCTTTTGACGGAGAGGGCAATCCTGGCTTTGGCTGGGGTGGCGGTTTTGAAACCGCAGGCCACTTCAAACATCTATTATTGTAAAGATTGCTCGGCCAGCTTGGGTGGCAATCGCAGAGCACTCTTGGGAGGAAAGTAAATGGCAGGACAGTTTGTAACCGAAGTTAACGACGCGAATTTTGAGAAGGATGTCCTTCAATCGGAGCAGCCAGTTTTGGTGGATTTTTGGGCGGCCTGGTGTGGTCCGTGTCGCGCACTTGCTCCCGTCGTTGATGAGGTTGCCAGCCATTATCAGGGCAAACTCAAGGTCATGAAGATGGACGTGGATGCGAACACCGCAACGCCGATGCGTTATGGAATTCGTGGAATTCCTGCGCTGCTGATCTTCAAAGGCGGCCAGGTTGCCGATCAGATTGTCGGTTATGTGCCGAAGGACACGATCGATAAGTCTGTCAGCAAGGTGATCGCTTAAGAGAATTAAGTTTCTGCAGAAAACGAAGCGGCCCGGCACTGAACCAGGTGCCGGGCCGCTCTTTTTTTGTTTAACCAGGAGCTTATCGCTGACCGATTAGGACCAGATTGTTCGGTGCGATGCGACAGCTTTCTCCTTTGGAGATGTTCCACTTCGACCCGTCAGCATACTCGATGGATTGCAATTCGATTGAGCTTACGGTTGCGAACGAGCGCGCTACGAAATCGATTGTAGTTTTACCGTTTCCCGAGAGATTCAACTTCAGGTCGAAGACCTTTTTCATCTGCGGAGTATTTGTGCTTCCCGCAGGGAGGATTCGTGTGGAGGCATCATAGCCTCGAACCAGAAGTGAAGCTCCAACTATATCTTTCGCTCGATGGTTGTCCCATTGGAGTTCCAGCGGTAGTGTCGCCGTCGCAGGCCGGTCCTTGATCTGAACGATAGAGCCCGCACCCCGATGTTGTGCGAATAGCCCGACTGGGCAGCTTGCTTCCATGATCTGGGGAACGGATATGGCTACAACCGATTGACTGGCAGCAACCTGCGGAAAGGCAGGATATGAGCTGAGGAGAAACGCGAGAGAGAGGGTTGAGACACGATTCATGGTGGACCTCCCAGTCGCAGAAGTTTAGCGCATTCGATAACTTTTCTGCGAGTTCACTATACGGTGGCTAGAGTCATCTGCAATCCATAACTGGGATTTCAAATTCTCCTAAGCGCTTC
This portion of the Edaphobacter sp. 4G125 genome encodes:
- the trxA gene encoding thioredoxin; the protein is MAGQFVTEVNDANFEKDVLQSEQPVLVDFWAAWCGPCRALAPVVDEVASHYQGKLKVMKMDVDANTATPMRYGIRGIPALLIFKGGQVADQIVGYVPKDTIDKSVSKVIA